One segment of Gordonia terrae DNA contains the following:
- a CDS encoding tripartite tricarboxylate transporter TctB family protein, with amino-acid sequence MTTDNAAAQPADTSIDDGPVRARRPLTGRSGLVVAGLMLALAVYLTAGIIGMEIPGSAATPGPAFFPIILTICAYLIAGLLTVQTLRHPDEPDPDIVPPATGQWRTQSDWRAMGLVLAGLIAFTVLLIPLGWILSAALLFWMVAHAMGSTRPILDIGVSLVVSCAVQAFFSAGLGLNLPAGILGGLF; translated from the coding sequence ATGACGACTGACAACGCGGCGGCCCAGCCCGCCGACACGTCGATCGACGACGGACCGGTGCGCGCCCGCCGACCCCTCACCGGACGGAGCGGTCTGGTCGTCGCGGGCTTGATGCTCGCGCTCGCCGTCTACCTGACCGCCGGTATCATCGGCATGGAGATCCCGGGAAGCGCGGCCACTCCCGGGCCGGCGTTCTTCCCGATCATCCTGACGATCTGCGCCTACCTCATCGCCGGTCTCCTGACCGTGCAGACGCTCCGTCACCCCGACGAGCCCGATCCCGACATCGTCCCACCCGCAACCGGACAGTGGCGCACGCAGAGCGATTGGCGTGCAATGGGTCTCGTCCTGGCCGGGCTCATCGCCTTCACCGTGCTGCTGATCCCGCTGGGTTGGATCCTGTCCGCCGCACTGCTGTTCTGGATGGTCGCCCACGCCATGGGTTCCACCCGCCCGATTCTCGACATCGGGGTGTCCCTCGTCGTCTCCTGTGCCGTGCAGGCGTTCTTCTCGGCGGGCCTCGGTCTGAATCTGCCCGCCGGCATCCTGGGAGGGCTGTTCTGA
- the acnA gene encoding aconitate hydratase AcnA, with amino-acid sequence MSRSEQCGSELPVVDVEQRVDVDVYRQWPTVIRLLAENVTRRADPDTRDRALRDMARWLETGSSDAEIPYAPGRLLMHDTTSTPALVDIAAMRDAVAARGGDPTALSPRLPVEVSVDHSLAVESFGRRDAAVVNLAHDMRRNAERYRFLSWASKTMDTVHINPPGTGIMHTINLEQLATVVTVEAVDGVDHAVPDMMLGTDSHTPMINGLGVLGWGIGGLEAETVMFGMPTTLRVPEVVGVRLTGALPAGVLATDLALVVTHRLRDIGVTGEFVEFFGPGVSALTVGERAVIANMAPEYGATTGFFPVDARTLDYLADTGRSVEHCDLVESVTRRLGLWFDPDAVPRFTRTIDIDLSAVVPSVAGPRRPQDLVPLTDLPATFRAEAPSPCDDDIDMPAFPIAIASITSCTNTSDPRLLVAAGLVARRARERGMRVPPYVKTSLAPGSPSAAGVLERAGLVDDLSAVGFDIVGFGCATCIGNSGGLPREIAEVAADGTRKPVAALSGNRNFPGRVHPDLELGLLMSPPMVIVFALAGDAAIDPTAEPIGVDADGRAVMLADLWPSPQEIDALTESSRRPRDVVGDFVSASRNPAWDALDVPDEPLFPWDPSSTALRRPPFADDDFARSMLGDYDAHPLLVLGDDITTDHISPAGAIHVESPTGRYLVERGAAPGDLNVYASRRGNWEAMLRGGFQNKNVRNALAPDAGPAHTVHAPTGEVMTLPEAADRYAQDGDAVVIVAGERYGMGSSRDWAAKLVRLLGVRAVLARSFERIHRSNLIGVGVLPLLIPADVDGGLQDLRPGDRLHIVGTADTVDRGTVAVVVHRADGSELRFDAGVAAETDLDRRLLRRGGVIPSILDEQLGR; translated from the coding sequence ATGAGCAGATCAGAGCAGTGCGGGTCCGAGCTGCCGGTGGTCGACGTCGAGCAGCGAGTCGACGTCGATGTGTACCGGCAGTGGCCCACGGTGATCCGCCTGCTCGCCGAGAACGTGACCCGCCGAGCCGACCCCGACACGCGCGACCGAGCCCTGCGTGACATGGCGCGGTGGCTCGAGACCGGCAGCAGCGACGCCGAGATCCCGTATGCACCGGGTCGGTTGCTGATGCACGACACCACCAGCACGCCCGCCCTCGTCGACATCGCCGCGATGCGGGACGCGGTCGCCGCCCGCGGTGGGGATCCGACGGCGTTGAGCCCGCGCCTGCCGGTGGAGGTTTCGGTGGATCATTCGCTTGCGGTCGAGTCGTTCGGGCGCCGCGATGCCGCCGTCGTCAACCTGGCCCACGACATGCGCCGCAACGCGGAACGGTATCGCTTTCTGTCCTGGGCGTCGAAGACCATGGACACCGTGCACATCAACCCGCCGGGCACCGGGATCATGCACACGATCAATCTCGAACAGCTCGCCACCGTGGTGACAGTGGAGGCGGTCGACGGCGTCGATCACGCGGTCCCCGACATGATGCTCGGCACCGACAGTCATACGCCCATGATCAACGGTCTGGGTGTACTGGGCTGGGGCATAGGCGGATTGGAAGCCGAGACGGTGATGTTCGGCATGCCGACCACCCTGCGGGTCCCCGAGGTGGTCGGTGTGCGCCTCACCGGTGCGTTGCCCGCGGGCGTGCTCGCCACGGATCTCGCGCTGGTGGTTACCCACCGTCTGCGCGACATCGGGGTCACGGGTGAATTCGTCGAGTTCTTCGGGCCGGGCGTATCGGCGCTGACGGTGGGCGAGCGGGCGGTGATCGCCAACATGGCGCCGGAATACGGTGCCACCACCGGGTTCTTCCCCGTCGACGCACGGACCCTCGACTATCTGGCCGACACCGGGCGTTCGGTGGAACACTGCGACCTCGTCGAGTCGGTCACACGACGTCTCGGACTCTGGTTCGACCCCGACGCCGTGCCGCGTTTCACCCGCACGATCGACATCGACCTGAGCGCCGTGGTCCCCTCGGTGGCCGGCCCGCGCCGTCCGCAGGATCTCGTGCCGCTCACCGATCTGCCGGCGACCTTCCGCGCCGAGGCGCCTTCTCCGTGCGACGACGACATCGACATGCCCGCCTTCCCCATCGCCATCGCGTCGATCACGAGCTGTACCAACACCTCCGACCCGCGCCTCCTCGTCGCCGCGGGCCTGGTCGCCCGCCGTGCACGGGAGCGAGGGATGCGGGTGCCGCCGTATGTGAAGACCTCCCTCGCGCCGGGTTCGCCCTCGGCTGCCGGCGTGCTCGAGCGAGCCGGTCTCGTCGACGACCTGTCCGCCGTCGGATTCGACATCGTCGGATTCGGTTGTGCGACGTGTATCGGCAATTCGGGTGGACTACCTCGTGAGATCGCCGAGGTGGCCGCTGACGGAACACGCAAACCGGTTGCCGCACTCAGCGGCAACCGCAACTTCCCCGGCCGCGTCCACCCGGACCTCGAACTGGGACTGCTGATGTCACCGCCGATGGTGATCGTCTTCGCGCTCGCCGGTGATGCGGCCATCGACCCCACCGCCGAACCGATCGGGGTCGACGCCGACGGACGGGCCGTGATGCTCGCCGATCTGTGGCCCAGTCCTCAAGAGATCGACGCCCTCACGGAGTCGTCGCGGCGGCCGCGCGATGTCGTCGGTGACTTCGTCTCGGCGTCGCGCAATCCCGCGTGGGACGCACTCGATGTACCGGATGAGCCGCTCTTTCCCTGGGACCCGTCGTCGACGGCGCTGCGGCGTCCCCCGTTCGCCGATGACGATTTCGCGCGCAGCATGCTGGGCGACTACGACGCCCACCCGCTGCTCGTCCTCGGCGACGACATCACCACCGACCACATCTCGCCGGCGGGGGCGATCCACGTCGAGAGTCCGACCGGGCGATACCTCGTGGAGCGGGGTGCGGCCCCGGGCGATCTCAACGTCTACGCGTCCCGACGCGGCAACTGGGAAGCCATGTTGCGGGGCGGTTTTCAGAACAAGAATGTCCGCAACGCGCTCGCCCCGGATGCGGGTCCCGCGCACACCGTGCACGCACCCACCGGCGAGGTCATGACCCTTCCGGAGGCCGCCGACCGGTACGCGCAGGACGGCGACGCGGTGGTGATCGTGGCCGGGGAACGGTACGGCATGGGCAGCTCGCGCGACTGGGCGGCGAAGCTCGTGCGTCTACTCGGAGTGCGGGCCGTGCTCGCGCGCAGTTTCGAACGCATCCACCGGTCCAATCTGATCGGCGTCGGCGTCCTGCCGTTGCTCATCCCCGCTGACGTCGACGGCGGCCTGCAGGACCTCCGGCCGGGAGACCGGTTGCACATAGTCGGCACCGCCGATACCGTCGACCGCGGGACGGTGGCGGTCGTAGTCCACCGGGCCGACGGGAGCGAGCTGCGCTTCGACGCCGGGGTTGCCGCGGAGACCGACCTGGACCGCCGCCTGCTCCGACGCGGCGGGGTCATCCCCAGCATTCTGGACGAGCAACTCGGCAGGTGA
- a CDS encoding RraA family protein, protein MRTTTDRALIRSRFLAVDVANVADVLDDLGHRDQALGTDFACVAGRERLAGWAFTISGAMSDAPGRDPLKAQACSQIGPDEVSVWEGNGLGVCYFGELVAIGMMQRGSPGAVLDGGVRDRKWLHEIGFTTFSRYPTSVQTSGRWRVETWQQPVTLPGASGQPVDIEPGDFVLGDDDGVIVIPAALVDVVLEAAETMTDKEIDVRAAIRNGMTLADAMTQFGRI, encoded by the coding sequence ATGCGCACAACCACCGACCGCGCACTCATCCGTTCCCGGTTCCTCGCCGTCGACGTCGCCAATGTCGCCGATGTCCTCGACGACCTCGGCCACCGCGATCAGGCGCTCGGGACCGACTTCGCCTGCGTGGCCGGACGCGAACGTCTGGCCGGGTGGGCATTCACCATCTCGGGCGCGATGAGCGACGCCCCGGGTCGGGACCCGCTGAAGGCGCAGGCGTGCAGCCAGATCGGCCCGGACGAGGTCTCCGTGTGGGAGGGGAACGGACTTGGTGTCTGCTACTTCGGTGAACTCGTCGCGATCGGGATGATGCAGCGGGGTTCCCCCGGCGCAGTGCTCGACGGCGGTGTCCGCGACCGGAAGTGGCTGCACGAGATCGGCTTCACGACATTCTCGCGCTACCCGACGTCGGTCCAGACCAGCGGCCGCTGGCGCGTCGAGACGTGGCAGCAACCCGTCACCCTGCCGGGCGCGTCCGGACAGCCGGTCGACATCGAGCCCGGCGACTTCGTCCTCGGCGACGACGACGGTGTCATCGTCATCCCCGCCGCGCTCGTCGACGTCGTGCTCGAGGCCGCCGAAACCATGACGGACAAGGAAATCGACGTCCGTGCGGCGATCCGCAACGGCATGACCCTCGCCGATGCGATGACGCAGTTCGGCCGAATCTGA
- a CDS encoding GntR family transcriptional regulator — protein MTTPGGMFTKNDYAYAELQRRILTGVLPAGAVIPQAKLAAEIGVSTTPLREAIRRLSAEGMVELEAHRDARVTPVSADEARHLYQVRENLDPLAAALAAQTRTASDIAAISAAFDRLSPIASASDLDALVRHREFHRTVYRASGNPVLIDILERLWDKADRYRVIGLSHRGDSPEDRSRVTAEHRAIMEAVADGDADRANAVMREHIGNSLGRRAIDALAEDSATA, from the coding sequence ATGACGACACCCGGCGGGATGTTCACCAAGAACGACTACGCATACGCCGAACTCCAGAGACGCATTCTCACCGGCGTCCTCCCGGCCGGCGCGGTGATCCCCCAGGCAAAACTCGCGGCCGAGATCGGCGTCAGCACCACGCCCCTCCGTGAGGCGATCCGTCGCCTGTCCGCCGAGGGCATGGTCGAACTCGAGGCCCACCGGGATGCTCGGGTGACCCCCGTGTCGGCCGACGAGGCACGTCACCTTTACCAGGTGCGCGAGAATCTCGATCCACTCGCGGCGGCGCTCGCCGCGCAGACGCGGACAGCGTCCGACATCGCGGCCATCAGCGCGGCCTTCGATCGCCTGTCGCCCATCGCCAGCGCATCCGATCTCGATGCCCTTGTCCGACACCGGGAATTCCACCGCACGGTGTACCGCGCATCGGGCAACCCCGTCCTGATCGACATCCTCGAACGACTCTGGGACAAAGCAGACCGCTACCGGGTCATCGGCCTCTCCCACCGCGGCGACTCCCCCGAAGACCGGTCGCGGGTCACCGCCGAGCACCGGGCGATCATGGAGGCCGTCGCCGACGGCGACGCCGACCGAGCGAACGCGGTCATGCGCGAGCACATCGGCAACAGCCTGGGGCGTCGCGCGATCGATGCGCTCGCCGAGGATTCCGCAACCGCCTGA
- a CDS encoding Bug family tripartite tricarboxylate transporter substrate binding protein — MTSPPPGADEPAETPSAPSTPRRLPALVKALGALVAVAIVAVGVIDAAGSEGGADARSQLTLIAPAAAGGGWDGAAREMQQAMRAQNIVNNSQVVNIPGAGGTIGLSQFAGMTGDATTIMVMGITMLGAININGSDVDLGDVTPIARLADDYDVVVVPADSPITSVDELMAAWKKDPKGFTFGGGSLGSVDQMIISQMARENGMDPAAVNYIAYSGGGELATSLMSGTIKASVSGYEDFVDQITAGNLRALAISAPAPVPAIDLPTLSELGYDVALTNWRGVVAPPGITDDQRTELEAIVTEVVESPEWRDALQRNNWSDTFTPGNGFTEVIDQQSEFVRGIWADLGY, encoded by the coding sequence ATGACCTCACCACCTCCCGGTGCCGACGAACCGGCCGAGACACCGTCGGCACCGTCCACTCCGAGGCGTCTGCCCGCCCTCGTCAAGGCGCTCGGTGCCCTGGTCGCCGTCGCGATCGTCGCCGTCGGGGTCATCGACGCGGCCGGGAGTGAGGGTGGGGCCGACGCACGTTCTCAGCTGACCCTGATCGCTCCCGCCGCCGCCGGCGGAGGGTGGGACGGCGCGGCGCGCGAGATGCAGCAGGCGATGCGAGCCCAGAACATCGTCAACAACTCGCAGGTCGTCAACATCCCCGGCGCCGGCGGCACCATCGGGCTCAGTCAGTTCGCCGGAATGACCGGGGACGCCACCACGATCATGGTCATGGGCATCACGATGCTGGGCGCGATCAACATCAACGGGTCCGATGTGGATCTCGGCGACGTCACCCCGATCGCTCGCCTCGCCGATGACTACGACGTGGTCGTCGTACCTGCGGATTCGCCGATCACCAGCGTCGACGAGCTGATGGCCGCGTGGAAGAAGGACCCGAAGGGTTTCACGTTCGGCGGCGGATCGCTGGGCAGCGTCGATCAGATGATCATCAGCCAGATGGCCCGCGAGAACGGCATGGACCCCGCTGCGGTCAATTACATCGCCTATTCCGGGGGCGGCGAGCTGGCGACGTCGCTCATGTCCGGGACGATCAAGGCCTCGGTCAGCGGTTACGAGGACTTCGTCGACCAGATCACCGCCGGAAACCTCCGCGCGCTGGCGATCTCGGCTCCCGCCCCGGTCCCGGCCATCGACCTGCCGACCCTGTCCGAACTGGGCTACGACGTCGCCCTCACCAACTGGCGGGGAGTGGTTGCGCCGCCGGGCATCACCGATGACCAGCGCACCGAACTCGAGGCGATCGTCACCGAGGTCGTCGAGTCACCCGAGTGGCGAGATGCGTTGCAGCGCAACAACTGGTCCGACACGTTCACCCCGGGGAACGGATTCACCGAGGTCATCGACCAGCAGTCGGAGTTCGTCCGCGGCATCTGGGCCGATCTCGGGTACTGA
- a CDS encoding winged helix-turn-helix transcriptional regulator, translating to MTNTGGHAADLAISAPHRELLDQVLDKWSLAVLNELCEQPSRFNALRRAIPTVTQKSLTATLRKLERNGIVERVLLSSRPVAVEYRITPLGKTLRPPIDAVVGWATAHMPDIERAREAFDSAEDDQT from the coding sequence ATGACCAATACCGGTGGGCATGCCGCCGACCTTGCGATCAGCGCACCGCATCGAGAGCTGCTGGATCAGGTGCTCGACAAGTGGTCGTTGGCGGTGTTGAACGAGCTCTGTGAACAACCGAGTCGCTTCAACGCTTTACGGCGCGCCATCCCGACGGTCACGCAGAAGTCGCTGACCGCGACCCTGCGCAAGCTCGAGCGCAACGGCATCGTCGAACGGGTTCTGCTGAGCTCGCGCCCGGTTGCGGTCGAGTACCGGATCACCCCGCTGGGCAAGACGCTTCGTCCGCCGATCGATGCGGTCGTCGGGTGGGCGACGGCACACATGCCCGACATCGAACGTGCCCGGGAGGCCTTCGATTCCGCCGAGGACGACCAGACCTAG
- a CDS encoding tripartite tricarboxylate transporter permease: MDNVSLLLEGFSQALTPMNLLWVFIGALLGTAVGVLPGLGSAMAVALLLPVTFTLDPTAAFIMFAGVYFGGLFGDSTMGILMNTPGGSTAIATSFEGHRMAKRGRAAQALATAAIGAFIGGMIATTIVVFFAPKLADLAIQFGPAEYFALAVFAFIAIASVVSDSVIKGLTGLLIGLILAVIGIDGISGTQRFTMGAPELFDGISIIVITVGTLALGEVIYVASRIHRTRAPDADAVIGRPFLKRAEFREALPAWLRGTGFGVPFGVIPVGGAEVPTFLAYGTERRLDRKRPDPQFGQGAIRGVAGPEAAGNATSGTAMGALLAMGLPTSATAAIMLAAFQQYGLQPGPLLFERNADLVWTLIASLFIGLVMLLILNMPFAAIWAKLLLIPRHYLYAGIAVFCVLGVYATSAAITDLILVIAIAFVGYLLRRYGFPLAPVMIGVVLGPLAETSLRNAMMSSGGDPSVLVGSAITWVLYGVLAVVVLFTAFRRLRMRTRQDT; the protein is encoded by the coding sequence ATGGACAACGTCTCGCTTCTGCTGGAGGGCTTCTCCCAGGCGCTCACGCCGATGAACCTGCTCTGGGTCTTCATCGGCGCGCTGCTCGGTACCGCGGTGGGGGTGCTCCCGGGTCTCGGTTCGGCGATGGCCGTCGCGCTGCTGCTCCCGGTGACCTTCACCCTCGACCCCACCGCCGCGTTCATCATGTTCGCCGGTGTGTACTTCGGCGGTCTGTTCGGTGACTCGACCATGGGCATCCTGATGAACACGCCCGGCGGGTCCACCGCCATCGCGACATCGTTCGAAGGTCACCGAATGGCCAAGCGCGGGCGGGCCGCACAGGCGCTCGCCACCGCCGCCATCGGCGCCTTCATCGGCGGGATGATCGCGACGACGATCGTCGTGTTCTTCGCTCCCAAGCTGGCCGACCTCGCCATCCAGTTCGGTCCCGCAGAGTATTTCGCACTGGCCGTCTTCGCGTTCATCGCGATCGCCTCGGTGGTCTCCGACTCCGTCATCAAGGGCCTGACCGGGTTGCTCATCGGTCTGATCCTCGCGGTCATCGGGATCGACGGGATCTCCGGCACCCAGCGCTTCACCATGGGCGCTCCCGAGTTGTTCGACGGCATCAGCATCATCGTGATCACCGTCGGCACCCTGGCCCTGGGCGAGGTCATCTATGTCGCTTCGCGCATCCACCGCACTCGTGCCCCGGACGCGGACGCCGTCATCGGCCGGCCCTTCCTCAAGCGCGCCGAGTTCCGTGAGGCGCTCCCGGCGTGGCTGCGCGGCACCGGTTTCGGTGTTCCGTTCGGCGTCATCCCGGTAGGTGGCGCGGAGGTTCCCACGTTCCTCGCCTACGGAACCGAGCGGCGCCTGGACCGCAAGCGACCCGACCCCCAGTTCGGACAGGGCGCCATCCGCGGCGTCGCCGGACCGGAGGCGGCGGGCAACGCGACGTCGGGCACCGCGATGGGAGCCCTGCTCGCCATGGGCCTGCCCACGTCCGCCACCGCGGCCATCATGCTGGCTGCGTTCCAGCAGTACGGCCTGCAGCCCGGACCACTGCTATTCGAACGCAACGCGGACCTCGTGTGGACCCTCATCGCCAGCCTGTTCATCGGCCTGGTCATGCTGCTGATCCTCAACATGCCGTTCGCCGCCATCTGGGCGAAGCTGCTGCTGATCCCCAGGCACTACCTCTACGCGGGCATCGCGGTGTTCTGCGTCCTGGGCGTCTACGCAACCTCGGCCGCGATCACCGACCTCATCCTGGTCATCGCGATCGCGTTCGTCGGATATCTGCTGCGCCGTTACGGTTTCCCGCTCGCGCCGGTCATGATCGGCGTCGTGCTCGGCCCCCTCGCCGAGACCAGCCTGCGCAACGCGATGATGTCGAGCGGCGGGGATCCGAGCGTGTTGGTGGGCAGCGCGATCACCTGGGTCCTCTACGGCGTCCTCGCTGTTGTCGTCCTGTTCACCGCGTTCCGCCGCCTGCGCATGCGGACACGTCAGGACACGTGA
- a CDS encoding HNH endonuclease signature motif containing protein — MGTGPRESGVIVRVWTDLPSEFLAGIEPAYVDEDDMVTLTNGLSATHRGQSYLAWSRYQTVAVMYDRLVAAREHTDAFVMDGYADCAARIARQSTISRRRAEILIDEALALRDRLPEVATTLRDGILSEDQIRLIISRTDLIPSDSSIAPIIDAQIAKTIRSRRGAWDRARLRDMVDRLVFRHDPDLVRERRRDALESRGVWTDNFHDGVGEITAVMSAENIRISAKAVRILADSVCGHDGRLLGVRTSDAMFALLTRTAFECQCDRDDCTATIPDPDALVAALRTEVVIHVVTDAATLAGATGPGFLDGYGVISDEHVRDLAARADATLTPVTPSRTRPIPAAAESVSGPSTDDPDHTGAPRTTHRDAPAASSDPEVAVIYPGSQPADPYRPTTACADFVRVRDGYCTEPGCERSAFDCDLDHVTEYDHTHPAHGGPTSSDNLNAKCRPSHLLKTHGDWVDDQYRDADGRLHTAYTTPEGVTIDGDAETLEDLFPNLRRIRFEQAAQAPPSPHTIVPEDNPRRTTTRLEAKLARRRAERARNKKQREAEEAAERQDFRDNPPPF; from the coding sequence ATGGGGACCGGTCCGCGAGAGTCCGGGGTCATCGTGCGGGTGTGGACCGATCTACCGAGCGAGTTCCTCGCCGGGATCGAACCTGCCTACGTCGACGAAGACGACATGGTCACCCTCACGAACGGGCTGTCCGCCACCCACCGGGGCCAGTCCTATCTCGCCTGGAGTCGCTACCAGACGGTCGCGGTCATGTACGACCGGCTCGTCGCCGCCCGCGAGCACACCGATGCGTTCGTGATGGACGGCTACGCCGACTGCGCCGCCCGCATCGCCCGCCAGTCCACCATCTCGCGGCGCCGCGCCGAGATACTGATCGACGAAGCCCTCGCCCTGCGAGATCGGCTCCCCGAGGTCGCGACCACCCTGCGCGACGGGATCCTCAGCGAGGACCAGATCCGCCTGATCATCTCGCGGACCGACCTCATACCCAGCGACAGTTCCATCGCCCCGATCATCGACGCCCAGATCGCGAAGACCATCCGAAGCCGACGAGGCGCGTGGGATCGTGCACGGCTGCGGGACATGGTCGACCGACTCGTCTTCCGCCACGACCCCGACCTCGTCCGGGAACGACGCCGCGATGCTCTCGAGTCCCGCGGGGTGTGGACCGACAACTTCCACGACGGCGTCGGCGAGATCACCGCCGTCATGTCCGCCGAGAACATCCGCATCTCCGCCAAAGCGGTACGGATACTGGCCGATTCGGTGTGCGGGCACGACGGCCGCCTCCTGGGTGTCCGAACCTCCGACGCCATGTTCGCCCTCCTCACCCGAACAGCCTTCGAGTGCCAGTGCGACCGCGACGACTGCACAGCCACCATCCCCGACCCCGACGCTCTCGTCGCCGCTCTGCGCACCGAGGTCGTCATCCATGTCGTCACCGACGCCGCCACCCTCGCCGGCGCCACCGGACCCGGATTCCTCGACGGATACGGCGTCATCTCCGACGAGCATGTCCGCGACCTCGCCGCGCGTGCAGACGCCACCCTCACACCCGTCACACCATCCCGGACGCGGCCGATACCCGCAGCGGCCGAATCGGTTTCCGGACCCAGCACCGACGACCCCGACCACACCGGCGCACCGCGCACCACGCACCGCGACGCACCGGCCGCGTCGTCAGATCCCGAAGTCGCGGTGATCTACCCGGGTTCACAGCCGGCCGACCCCTACCGGCCCACGACGGCGTGTGCCGACTTCGTTCGCGTGCGCGACGGTTACTGCACTGAACCGGGCTGTGAACGTTCGGCTTTCGACTGCGACCTCGACCACGTCACCGAGTACGACCACACCCATCCCGCGCACGGCGGTCCGACCTCGAGTGACAACCTCAACGCGAAATGCCGCCCGAGCCATCTCCTCAAAACTCACGGCGACTGGGTCGACGATCAGTACCGCGACGCCGACGGACGCCTGCACACCGCATACACCACACCTGAAGGCGTCACCATCGACGGCGACGCCGAAACCCTCGAAGACCTGTTCCCGAACCTGCGCCGCATCCGGTTCGAGCAAGCCGCACAGGCACCGCCCTCACCCCACACGATCGTGCCCGAGGACAACCCGCGGCGCACCACCACCCGACTGGAGGCGAAACTGGCCCGTCGGCGGGCCGAACGTGCCCGCAACAAGAAGCAGCGCGAAGCCGAAGAAGCCGCCGAACGTCAGGACTTCCGGGACAACCCACCACCGTTCTGA
- a CDS encoding RidA family protein: protein MAVAYSTPEGMTQPTPYHHVAVGTGTRHVHVSGQIARIADGTPVAPGDLAGQVAQALRNTATGLAGAGASFDDVLRLTFYVTDWAPEKIADFMAGVERVATDIGLPSPMPPASLIGVDYLFEPDVLVEVEATAILD, encoded by the coding sequence ATGGCAGTTGCATATTCGACCCCGGAGGGCATGACACAACCGACGCCTTACCACCACGTTGCCGTGGGCACGGGGACGCGTCACGTGCACGTCAGTGGCCAGATCGCCCGCATTGCCGACGGAACGCCCGTGGCGCCGGGTGACCTGGCGGGCCAGGTCGCGCAGGCGTTGCGGAACACCGCGACCGGACTGGCCGGGGCGGGAGCGTCTTTCGACGATGTTCTCCGGCTGACGTTCTATGTGACCGACTGGGCGCCCGAGAAGATCGCCGACTTCATGGCCGGTGTCGAGCGCGTCGCGACGGACATCGGGTTGCCGTCTCCGATGCCGCCCGCTTCGTTGATCGGTGTCGACTACCTCTTCGAACCAGACGTGCTCGTCGAAGTCGAGGCCACCGCAATCCTCGACTGA
- a CDS encoding universal stress protein yields MTILVAFAHTPEGRAALEHGRRVARSESSQLIIFDMDTPAVDDDGGIPEPDFARAGNPIDDIAIRWVGHRREDSDPAAELIDVSEELSADLIVVGLRRRSRVGKLLLGSNAQRILIDAEVPVLAVKAAHHDD; encoded by the coding sequence ATGACCATCCTTGTCGCCTTCGCCCACACGCCCGAAGGCCGCGCGGCGCTCGAACACGGCCGTCGCGTCGCGCGCAGCGAGAGCTCGCAACTGATCATCTTCGACATGGACACCCCCGCTGTCGACGACGACGGCGGCATCCCCGAGCCGGACTTCGCCCGTGCCGGAAACCCGATCGACGACATCGCGATCCGCTGGGTCGGCCATCGCCGGGAGGACTCCGATCCGGCCGCCGAACTCATCGACGTCTCGGAAGAATTGTCCGCCGATCTCATCGTCGTCGGCCTGCGCCGACGGTCGCGGGTCGGGAAGCTCCTGCTCGGCTCCAACGCGCAGCGCATCCTCATCGACGCCGAGGTCCCGGTCCTCGCGGTGAAGGCAGCCCATCATGACGACTGA